One segment of Stappia sp. 28M-7 DNA contains the following:
- a CDS encoding AAA family ATPase has protein sequence MTRSARIYITGASCAGVTTLGAALSARLGVSQFDVDDYYWLPTDPPFTQKRPPQDRVRLIAADMAEVEQAKGRGWVLTGSFDGWGDALIEEVDLIVFVATPTPLRLERLMARERQRYGTRIDPGGDMHEIHTAFAAWAAGYDTPGFSGRNRARHEEWLSAQTAPVLRLDGSRPVDELVESVVGQLEG, from the coding sequence ATGACCCGTTCAGCCCGCATCTACATCACCGGCGCCTCCTGCGCCGGCGTCACCACGCTCGGCGCGGCACTCTCCGCCCGTCTCGGCGTCTCCCAGTTCGATGTCGACGACTATTACTGGCTGCCGACCGATCCGCCCTTCACCCAGAAGCGCCCGCCGCAGGACCGCGTGCGCCTGATCGCCGCCGACATGGCCGAAGTAGAGCAGGCAAAGGGCCGCGGCTGGGTGCTGACCGGCTCGTTCGACGGCTGGGGCGATGCCCTGATCGAGGAGGTCGACCTCATCGTCTTCGTGGCGACGCCGACGCCCCTGCGGCTGGAACGGCTGATGGCGCGCGAGCGCCAGCGCTACGGCACCCGCATCGATCCGGGCGGCGACATGCACGAGATCCACACGGCCTTCGCCGCATGGGCCGCCGGCTACGACACGCCCGGCTTTTCGGGCCGCAACCGCGCCCGCCACGAGGAATGGCTTAGCGCCCAAACCGCCCCCGTCCTGCGCCTCGACGGCAGCCGCCCGGTGGACGAGCTGGTGGAGAGCGTTGTGGGGCAGCTTGAGGGGTGA
- a CDS encoding DUF1194 domain-containing protein produces the protein MRWRAGAVVRSIPAAALLLAAGLALAAAQPARAQPATATGEPVDVALVLAIDVSRSMSREELAIQRRGYAEAIASREVLRAISQGPHGRIGIAIFEWAGDFHGREVVSWTIIESEADAQGVAARLLEQESIAERRTSISGALMRGMAMLQAVPYSAERLVIDVSGDGPNNQGPPVTELRDAAVSRGITINGLPMMTTDGFAHIFGIPDLDEYYRRCVIGGPGAFVVPVNGWDQFPEAVRRKLVLEIGGLAPPDDPLRDPWLDLWQHPLQDARPPVVPAQFAAPAPYDCLIGEKIWQNRRNLFDDGYR, from the coding sequence ATGAGGTGGAGAGCAGGCGCCGTTGTCCGGTCGATACCTGCCGCGGCGCTGCTGCTGGCCGCGGGGCTGGCGCTTGCCGCTGCCCAGCCGGCACGGGCGCAGCCGGCGACGGCGACCGGCGAGCCTGTCGATGTCGCGCTGGTGCTGGCCATCGACGTGTCCCGATCCATGTCGCGCGAGGAACTGGCCATCCAGCGCAGGGGCTATGCCGAGGCGATTGCCAGCCGCGAGGTGCTGCGGGCGATCTCGCAAGGCCCGCACGGGCGCATCGGCATCGCGATCTTCGAATGGGCCGGGGATTTTCACGGACGCGAGGTCGTGTCCTGGACGATCATCGAGAGCGAGGCGGACGCGCAGGGCGTTGCCGCGCGGCTGCTGGAACAGGAGAGCATCGCCGAGCGGCGCACCTCGATTTCCGGCGCGCTGATGCGCGGTATGGCGATGCTGCAGGCGGTGCCCTACAGCGCCGAGCGGCTGGTGATCGATGTGTCCGGCGACGGGCCGAACAACCAGGGCCCGCCGGTGACCGAGCTGCGCGATGCGGCGGTGAGCCGGGGCATCACCATCAACGGCCTGCCGATGATGACCACCGACGGGTTCGCCCACATCTTCGGCATCCCCGATCTCGACGAATACTATCGGCGCTGCGTGATCGGCGGGCCGGGCGCTTTCGTGGTGCCGGTCAACGGCTGGGACCAGTTTCCCGAGGCGGTGCGCCGCAAGCTGGTGCTGGAGATCGGCGGACTGGCGCCGCCCGATGATCCTCTGCGCGATCCATGGCTCGATCTCTGGCAGCACCCGCTGCAGGACGCCCGCCCGCCGGTGGTGCCGGCGCAGTTTGCCGCGCCCGCGCCCTATGACTGCCTGATCGGCGAGAAGATCTGGCAGAACCGTCGGAACCTGTTCGACGACGGCTACCGCTAG
- a CDS encoding ASKHA domain-containing protein: MSETPETAKVVFQPSGRRGTFPLGTPLLDAARALGVYVESVCGGRGICGRCQVSVSEGAFAKEQIVSTADHLGPVTDAEARYVSLRSLPEGRRLSCQAAILGDMVVDVPMEAQTNRQVVRKRAENVTVAPDSAIRLVTVEVSEPDMEQPLGDGDRLLAAVAEASGLAGLSLDPPLLPTVQKVLRAGHWRVTAAIWQDDGFPPRVTALWPGEKTTVYGLAVDIGSTTIAAHLCDLANGRTVTSAGTSNPQIRFGEDLMSRVSYVQMNPARLPDLVAAVRAAVDALVAKLVNDVGATREDVMDAVFVGNPIMHHLFLGIDPTELGGAPFALAVSGAVHIPASELGLELNPGARAYILPCIAGHVGADAAAAALSTRPFEAEALTLVVDIGTNAEIVLGNRDRLLAASSPTGPAFEGAEISCGQRAAPGAIERIRIDPVTLEPRFKVIGLDEWSDDLEFAEKKDQVGVTGICGSGIIEAVAELYLAGVITVDGLIDGALAERSSRVVQKGRTFAYVVASEGIELTITQTDIRAIQLAKAALYAGIQLLSDKLGNPPIERIRLAGAFGSYIDTKYAMILGLIPDCDLAHVSSVGNAAGTGARMALVNRGERRTVERVVREIEKIETALEPRFQEHFVNAMAIPNKVDPFVKLREAVTLPEPRAASEGSEEDGDGGRRRRRRRG, translated from the coding sequence ATGAGCGAGACGCCCGAAACGGCGAAGGTTGTTTTCCAGCCGAGCGGCCGGCGGGGCACGTTCCCGCTCGGCACGCCGCTGCTGGATGCCGCGCGCGCGCTCGGCGTCTATGTGGAATCCGTGTGCGGCGGGCGCGGCATCTGCGGCCGCTGCCAGGTCTCCGTCTCCGAAGGCGCCTTCGCCAAGGAGCAGATCGTCAGCACGGCGGACCATCTCGGCCCGGTGACCGACGCGGAGGCCCGCTACGTCTCCCTGCGCAGCCTGCCGGAGGGCCGACGCCTCTCCTGCCAGGCCGCGATCCTCGGCGACATGGTGGTCGACGTGCCGATGGAGGCGCAGACCAACCGCCAGGTGGTGCGCAAGCGCGCCGAGAACGTCACCGTCGCCCCCGACAGCGCCATCCGCCTCGTCACCGTCGAGGTCAGCGAGCCGGACATGGAACAGCCGCTGGGCGACGGCGACCGGCTGCTCGCCGCCGTTGCCGAAGCCTCCGGGCTTGCCGGCCTCAGCCTCGACCCGCCGCTCTTGCCGACGGTTCAGAAGGTGCTGCGCGCCGGCCATTGGCGCGTTACCGCCGCCATCTGGCAGGACGACGGCTTTCCCCCGCGCGTTACCGCCCTGTGGCCGGGCGAGAAGACGACCGTCTACGGACTTGCCGTCGATATCGGCTCCACCACCATTGCCGCGCATCTCTGCGATCTCGCCAACGGGCGCACGGTCACCTCGGCCGGCACCTCGAACCCGCAGATCCGCTTCGGCGAAGACCTGATGTCGCGCGTCTCCTATGTGCAGATGAACCCGGCGCGCCTGCCCGATCTCGTCGCGGCGGTGCGCGCCGCCGTCGATGCGCTGGTCGCCAAGCTGGTCAATGATGTCGGCGCGACCCGCGAGGACGTCATGGACGCCGTCTTCGTCGGCAACCCGATCATGCACCACCTCTTCCTCGGCATCGATCCGACGGAGCTGGGCGGCGCGCCCTTCGCCCTTGCCGTGTCGGGCGCCGTGCATATCCCCGCCTCCGAGCTCGGGCTGGAGCTCAATCCCGGCGCGCGCGCCTATATCCTGCCCTGCATCGCCGGCCATGTCGGCGCCGATGCCGCCGCCGCCGCGCTCTCCACCCGCCCGTTCGAGGCAGAGGCGCTGACCCTAGTCGTCGACATCGGCACCAATGCCGAGATCGTGCTCGGCAATCGCGACCGGCTGCTGGCGGCCAGTTCCCCCACGGGGCCGGCCTTCGAGGGCGCGGAGATTTCCTGCGGCCAGCGCGCGGCGCCCGGCGCCATCGAGCGCATCCGCATCGATCCGGTGACGCTCGAGCCGCGCTTCAAGGTGATCGGCCTCGACGAATGGTCGGACGATCTGGAGTTCGCGGAAAAGAAGGACCAGGTCGGCGTCACCGGCATTTGCGGCTCCGGCATCATCGAGGCGGTTGCCGAGCTCTATCTTGCCGGCGTCATCACCGTGGACGGGCTGATCGACGGCGCGCTCGCCGAGCGGTCGTCGCGCGTGGTGCAAAAGGGGCGGACCTTCGCCTATGTGGTGGCGAGCGAGGGCATCGAGCTCACCATCACCCAGACCGACATCCGCGCCATCCAGCTGGCCAAGGCCGCGCTCTATGCCGGCATCCAGCTGCTCTCCGACAAGCTCGGCAATCCTCCAATAGAGCGCATTCGCCTTGCCGGCGCCTTCGGCAGCTATATCGACACCAAATACGCGATGATCCTCGGGCTGATCCCCGATTGCGACCTTGCCCATGTCTCCAGCGTCGGCAATGCCGCCGGCACGGGCGCACGCATGGCGCTGGTCAATCGCGGCGAGCGGCGCACGGTCGAGCGCGTCGTGCGCGAGATCGAGAAGATCGAGACCGCGCTGGAGCCGCGCTTCCAGGAGCATTTCGTCAACGCGATGGCGATCCCCAACAAGGTGGATCCCTTCGTGAAGCTGCGCGAGGCGGTGACCTTGCCCGAGCCGCGCGCGGCCAGCGAAGGCTCGGAGGAAGACGGCGACGGCGGGCGCAGGCGGCGTCGGCGGCGCGGCTGA
- a CDS encoding methyltetrahydrofolate cobalamin methyltransferase, translating to MTRTIVASATREIVIGFDQPFCVIGERINPTGRKKLAAEMIAGDFSTVEKDALAQVAAGATMLDVNAGVTAVNPNETEPPLLVRTLEIVQSLVDVPLSIDSSVTAAIEAGLRVAKGRPLVNSVTGEEEKLEAILPLVKKYNVPVVAISNDETGISEDPDVRFAVAKKIVERAADYGIPAHDIVVDPLVMPIGAMGSAGQQVFRLLRRLREELKVNTTCGLSNISFGLPHRHGINAGFIPMVIGAGMTSAIMNPCRPQEMEAVRAANVLTGNDPNCSDWIMTYRDYKPGAEGGPAAAPAASGSSGRRGGREGRRRASA from the coding sequence ATGACCCGTACCATCGTTGCCTCGGCCACCCGCGAGATCGTCATCGGCTTCGACCAGCCGTTCTGCGTGATCGGCGAGCGGATCAACCCGACGGGCCGCAAGAAGCTCGCCGCCGAGATGATCGCCGGCGACTTCTCGACCGTCGAGAAGGATGCGCTCGCGCAGGTCGCCGCCGGCGCCACCATGCTCGACGTCAATGCCGGCGTCACCGCCGTCAATCCCAACGAGACCGAGCCGCCGCTCCTGGTCCGGACGCTGGAGATCGTCCAGAGCCTCGTCGACGTGCCGCTGTCCATCGACAGTTCGGTGACCGCCGCCATTGAGGCGGGCCTTCGCGTCGCCAAGGGCCGTCCCCTGGTCAACTCGGTCACCGGCGAGGAGGAAAAGCTCGAGGCGATCCTGCCGCTCGTCAAGAAATACAACGTGCCCGTCGTCGCGATCTCCAACGACGAGACCGGCATTTCCGAAGACCCGGACGTGCGCTTTGCGGTGGCGAAGAAGATCGTCGAGCGCGCCGCCGACTACGGCATTCCCGCCCATGACATCGTCGTCGACCCGCTGGTCATGCCGATCGGCGCCATGGGCAGCGCCGGCCAGCAGGTCTTCCGACTGCTCCGCCGGTTGCGCGAGGAGCTGAAGGTCAACACCACCTGCGGCCTGTCCAACATCTCCTTCGGCCTGCCCCACCGGCACGGCATCAATGCCGGCTTCATCCCGATGGTGATCGGCGCCGGCATGACCAGCGCCATCATGAATCCCTGCCGCCCGCAGGAGATGGAGGCGGTGCGCGCCGCCAACGTCCTGACCGGCAACGATCCCAACTGTTCCGACTGGATCATGACCTATCGCGACTACAAGCCAGGCGCGGAAGGCGGCCCGGCGGCCGCCCCCGCCGCCTCCGGCAGCTCCGGGCGGCGCGGCGGACGCGAGGGACGACGGCGGGCCAGCGCTTGA
- a CDS encoding methylenetetrahydrofolate reductase codes for MTDHRLNDFGRLAASTEMSPRQVVEKPELLRLVPAGTRLYLTDLGNVGEDDIVRAARTVTDAGLVPVPHMAARRYPSLVAFEYRLTRLVAEAGVREVLAIAGEAPTPGPLTSSVAMIETGLFDRLGITRIAVAGHPEGAPEISRETIRAFLMRKHELAAKSDAEFHIVTQFGFDPQKVSLWLDEIAAWGNRFPVHIGVAGPAKMTTLLKYAAFAGVENSLSFLKKRGGAVVSMLSGYDPETMVGPLELRIQTQPETRLQQIHVFPFGGLTKTADWLSARGSWTFPAAGTATYPAEVAQ; via the coding sequence ATGACCGACCACCGCCTCAACGATTTCGGGCGCCTTGCCGCCTCCACGGAAATGTCGCCCCGCCAGGTGGTGGAGAAGCCGGAGCTGCTCCGTCTCGTCCCCGCCGGCACGCGCCTTTACCTCACCGACCTCGGCAATGTCGGGGAGGACGACATCGTCCGCGCCGCCCGCACGGTCACCGATGCCGGTCTCGTCCCGGTGCCGCACATGGCCGCGCGCCGCTATCCCTCGCTCGTCGCCTTCGAGTACCGGCTGACCCGCCTCGTCGCGGAAGCCGGCGTGCGGGAGGTGCTGGCCATTGCCGGCGAGGCGCCGACGCCCGGTCCCCTCACCTCCTCCGTCGCGATGATCGAGACCGGGTTGTTCGACCGGCTCGGCATCACCCGCATCGCCGTTGCCGGCCACCCCGAAGGCGCGCCGGAGATCTCGCGCGAGACCATCCGCGCCTTCCTGATGCGCAAGCACGAGCTCGCGGCGAAGAGCGACGCGGAGTTCCACATCGTCACCCAGTTCGGCTTCGATCCGCAGAAGGTCAGCCTCTGGCTCGACGAGATCGCCGCCTGGGGCAACCGCTTCCCCGTGCATATCGGCGTCGCCGGCCCGGCCAAGATGACCACGCTGCTGAAATACGCTGCCTTCGCCGGGGTGGAGAACTCGCTCTCCTTCCTGAAGAAGCGGGGCGGCGCCGTCGTCTCCATGCTGTCGGGCTACGATCCCGAGACAATGGTCGGCCCGCTGGAGCTGCGCATCCAGACCCAGCCCGAGACCCGGCTGCAGCAGATCCACGTCTTTCCCTTCGGCGGCCTGACCAAGACGGCCGACTGGCTCAGCGCCCGCGGGAGCTGGACGTTTCCCGCCGCTGGCACCGCGACTTACCCCGCAGAGGTAGCTCAATGA
- a CDS encoding virulence factor, translating into MAQKTIVYWRDIPAQVLVRAGRASARRELPERFIQAVDRCAMRVGAKDSDAYLAEWRRGDPVAVGDDLEAEAEAALAALVEAYPPERLAALVAAEGFDAAASPSPDHASTGPAT; encoded by the coding sequence GTGGCGCAAAAAACCATCGTCTACTGGCGTGACATCCCGGCCCAGGTGCTGGTCCGGGCCGGCCGCGCCAGCGCCCGCCGAGAGCTGCCCGAACGTTTCATCCAGGCTGTCGACCGCTGCGCCATGCGCGTCGGCGCCAAGGACAGCGATGCCTATCTGGCCGAGTGGCGGCGGGGCGATCCCGTCGCGGTCGGCGACGATCTCGAGGCCGAAGCGGAGGCGGCGCTTGCCGCGCTTGTCGAGGCCTATCCGCCGGAGCGGCTTGCGGCGCTTGTCGCAGCCGAAGGCTTTGATGCAGCCGCCTCCCCCTCTCCCGACCACGCCAGCACGGGACCGGCGACATGA
- the catB gene encoding type B chloramphenicol O-acetyltransferase — protein sequence MSNFFESPFKGKLLSEQVTNPNISVGRYSYYSGYYHGHSFDDCARYLMPDRDDVDRLVIGSFCSIGTGACFMMAGNQGHRMDWISTFPFFFMSEEPAFADAETGYRPSGDTVVGNDVWIGAEAMIMPGIRIGHGAMIGSRAVVTKDVPPYTIVAGNPAREIRKRFSDEEIAMLLEMAWWDWPIERIGREMRTLCSGDIAALYARWKADPDGTAEA from the coding sequence GTGAGCAATTTTTTCGAAAGCCCCTTCAAGGGCAAGCTGCTGAGCGAGCAGGTGACCAACCCCAACATTTCGGTCGGCCGCTACAGCTACTACTCCGGCTATTACCACGGCCATTCCTTCGACGACTGCGCCCGCTACCTGATGCCCGACCGCGACGATGTCGACCGGCTGGTCATCGGCAGCTTCTGCTCCATCGGCACCGGCGCCTGCTTCATGATGGCGGGCAACCAGGGCCACCGGATGGACTGGATTTCCACCTTCCCGTTCTTCTTCATGTCCGAGGAGCCAGCCTTCGCGGATGCGGAGACCGGCTACCGTCCGTCCGGCGACACGGTCGTCGGCAATGACGTGTGGATCGGGGCGGAAGCGATGATCATGCCCGGCATCCGCATCGGCCACGGCGCGATGATCGGCAGCCGAGCCGTCGTCACGAAGGATGTCCCCCCCTACACCATCGTCGCCGGCAACCCGGCGCGCGAGATCCGCAAGCGCTTCTCCGACGAGGAGATCGCCATGCTGCTCGAGATGGCGTGGTGGGACTGGCCGATCGAGCGGATCGGCCGCGAGATGCGCACCCTGTGCTCGGGCGACATCGCCGCCCTGTATGCCCGGTGGAAGGCGGACCCGGACGGCACAGCCGAGGCCTGA
- a CDS encoding DUF1638 domain-containing protein translates to MQALLPGASGNGAAPAAPALDVAPGIAREKVLVIACGALAREILAIVEANGLAHVELQCLPAQLHNRPEKIPAAVRAEIRKAKRDHTRILVGYGDCGTGGLLDKVLAEEGVERIEGAHCYAFFAGLDVFDAEAEAEPGTFYLTDFLARHFETLVIRPLGLDTYPELRDAYFGHYTRLLYLEQAADPEIEARARAAAERLGLAYAKRVTGYGLLETRLTTIGT, encoded by the coding sequence ATGCAGGCGTTGCTTCCGGGCGCGTCTGGGAACGGGGCGGCACCGGCCGCCCCGGCTCTCGACGTTGCACCCGGCATCGCCCGCGAAAAGGTTCTGGTCATCGCCTGCGGCGCGCTCGCGAGGGAAATCCTCGCCATCGTCGAGGCCAACGGCCTTGCCCATGTGGAACTGCAATGCCTGCCAGCGCAGCTGCATAACCGTCCGGAGAAGATCCCCGCCGCCGTGCGCGCCGAGATCCGCAAGGCGAAGCGCGACCACACCCGCATTCTCGTCGGCTATGGCGATTGCGGCACCGGCGGCCTCCTCGACAAGGTTCTGGCCGAGGAAGGGGTGGAGCGGATCGAGGGCGCCCATTGCTACGCCTTCTTCGCCGGCCTCGATGTCTTCGACGCGGAAGCCGAGGCCGAGCCCGGCACCTTCTACCTCACCGATTTCCTCGCCCGCCATTTCGAGACGCTGGTGATCCGCCCGCTCGGGCTCGACACCTATCCTGAGCTGCGCGACGCCTATTTCGGCCATTACACCCGCCTGCTCTATCTGGAACAGGCGGCGGATCCGGAAATCGAGGCGCGCGCCCGCGCGGCGGCCGAACGGCTCGGCCTTGCCTATGCCAAGCGGGTCACCGGCTACGGCCTGCTGGAAACCCGCCTCACCACCATTGGCACCTGA
- a CDS encoding B12-binding domain-containing protein codes for MSQEDDLDLRSLSDEELVEQMHDDLYDGLKDEIVEGVEILLERGWTPYAILTEALVEGMRIVGVDFRDGILFVPEVLMSANAMKAGMGLLRPLLAETGAPKVGKMVIGTVKGDIHDIGKNLVSMMMEGAGFEVIDIGINNPVENYLAAIEEHKPDILGMSALLTTTMPYMKVVIDTMIEKGIRDDYIVMVGGAPLNEEFSQAIGADAYGRDAAVTVELAKDLIARKHNQLAARAG; via the coding sequence ATGTCCCAGGAAGACGATCTCGATCTCAGGTCGCTGTCCGACGAGGAACTCGTCGAGCAGATGCATGACGATCTCTATGACGGCCTCAAGGACGAAATCGTCGAGGGCGTGGAGATCCTGCTGGAGCGCGGCTGGACGCCCTACGCGATCCTCACCGAGGCCCTGGTCGAAGGCATGCGGATCGTCGGCGTCGACTTCCGGGACGGCATTCTCTTCGTGCCGGAAGTGCTGATGTCGGCCAATGCCATGAAGGCGGGCATGGGGCTGCTGCGCCCGCTGCTGGCCGAGACCGGGGCGCCGAAGGTCGGCAAGATGGTCATCGGCACCGTCAAGGGCGACATCCACGACATCGGCAAGAACCTCGTCTCGATGATGATGGAGGGCGCCGGCTTCGAGGTGATCGACATCGGCATCAACAACCCGGTCGAGAATTACCTGGCGGCCATCGAGGAGCACAAGCCGGACATTCTCGGCATGTCGGCCCTGCTGACCACCACCATGCCCTACATGAAGGTCGTCATCGACACGATGATCGAGAAGGGCATCCGCGACGACTACATCGTCATGGTCGGCGGCGCGCCGCTGAACGAGGAGTTCAGCCAGGCCATCGGCGCCGATGCCTACGGGCGCGATGCGGCCGTCACCGTGGAACTCGCCAAGGACCTGATCGCGCGCAAGCACAACCAGCTGGCGGCGCGGGCGGGCTGA
- a CDS encoding methylglyoxal synthase, whose product MAFDFIFMLTEDDSTVPDARRRLDEVLAGGARHIGFKDVGLPFEELQGLARDIRAAGGRVYLEVVSLDAQSELRSARAAIGLEVDCLLGGTRPAEVAPLLKAHPIRYYPFPGEIVGHPSVLAGTIESITESARALADLESVHGLDLLAYRFAGDVPALMRSVCAACDKPVIMAGSIDRAARIVEVAEAGAAGFTVGTAALKGQFAAPEGDLAAQVRAILSLTLEARRRSTAPRRIALVAHNARKAHLRAWVGRHAEVLRRQKLVATGGTGAMLLEAVPGLAIQRLQRGSHGGDQQLGALIATGELDAVIFFADPHGHHTSDVDLMALTRLAILHDTPIACSPAAADLVVAASLGG is encoded by the coding sequence ATGGCCTTCGATTTCATCTTCATGCTGACGGAGGACGACAGCACCGTCCCCGATGCCCGCCGCCGGCTGGACGAGGTGCTGGCGGGCGGCGCAAGGCATATCGGGTTCAAGGATGTGGGCCTGCCTTTCGAGGAGCTGCAGGGCCTCGCCCGCGACATTCGCGCCGCCGGCGGGCGGGTCTATCTGGAGGTGGTGAGCCTCGATGCGCAGAGCGAGCTGCGTTCGGCGCGCGCGGCCATCGGCCTGGAGGTCGACTGCTTGCTCGGCGGTACCCGGCCGGCCGAGGTGGCCCCGCTGTTGAAGGCGCATCCGATCCGCTACTACCCGTTTCCCGGCGAGATCGTCGGCCATCCGAGCGTGCTGGCGGGAACCATCGAAAGCATCACGGAGAGCGCCCGGGCGCTGGCCGATCTGGAGAGCGTGCACGGGCTGGACCTGCTCGCCTACCGTTTCGCCGGCGACGTGCCGGCCTTGATGCGCAGCGTCTGTGCGGCCTGCGACAAGCCGGTGATCATGGCCGGCAGCATCGACCGGGCGGCGCGCATCGTCGAAGTGGCGGAGGCGGGCGCGGCCGGCTTCACCGTCGGCACGGCGGCGCTGAAGGGCCAGTTCGCGGCCCCCGAAGGCGACCTGGCCGCGCAGGTGCGGGCGATCCTGTCGCTGACGCTGGAGGCGCGCCGCCGCTCCACCGCGCCGCGCCGTATCGCGCTGGTCGCCCACAATGCCCGCAAGGCGCATCTGCGCGCCTGGGTGGGGCGGCATGCGGAGGTGCTGCGCCGGCAGAAGCTGGTGGCGACCGGCGGCACCGGCGCCATGTTGCTGGAGGCGGTGCCGGGGCTCGCGATCCAGCGGCTGCAGCGCGGCTCGCATGGCGGCGACCAGCAGCTCGGCGCGCTGATCGCCACCGGCGAGCTGGACGCGGTGATCTTCTTCGCCGATCCGCACGGCCACCACACCAGCGATGTCGACCTGATGGCGCTGACCCGGCTGGCGATCCTGCACGACACGCCCATCGCCTGTTCTCCGGCGGCCGCGGACCTGGTGGTCGCGGCAAGCCTCGGCGGGTAG
- a CDS encoding NAD(P)H-dependent oxidoreductase: protein MHVRIIQAHPDPGSFNGALSRAAAQALSRDGHTVSLQDLYASGFDPVEKGAHYTNRHNAAAFVPLAEQRHAWQSGSVPADVLTEIAELERADLLVLQFPLWWHGPPAMLKGWFDRVFLSGGLYTSRVRYDAGYFRGRRALLSVTTGAPESAFGPGARGGDFATMLWPLHYSLHYLGFTVLPPFTACGVQGHGYSYEDESTQKQRLGSVLEAWGAHVASAETLPALPFPGWQDWDAAGQPLRTEHAARG from the coding sequence ATGCATGTTCGCATCATCCAGGCCCATCCCGATCCGGGATCCTTCAACGGCGCCCTGTCCCGCGCGGCCGCACAGGCGCTGAGCCGCGACGGCCACACGGTCAGCCTTCAGGACCTCTACGCCTCCGGCTTCGATCCGGTCGAAAAGGGCGCGCATTACACCAACAGGCATAATGCAGCCGCGTTCGTCCCGCTCGCCGAGCAGCGCCACGCCTGGCAGAGCGGCAGCGTCCCGGCGGACGTCCTCACCGAGATTGCCGAGCTGGAGCGCGCCGACCTGCTCGTGCTCCAGTTTCCGCTGTGGTGGCACGGCCCGCCGGCAATGCTGAAGGGCTGGTTCGACCGGGTGTTCCTGAGCGGTGGCCTCTACACCAGCCGCGTGCGCTACGACGCCGGCTATTTCCGTGGCCGCCGCGCCCTGCTCAGCGTCACAACCGGCGCACCGGAAAGCGCTTTCGGGCCGGGTGCACGCGGCGGCGACTTCGCCACGATGCTCTGGCCGCTGCACTACTCCCTGCACTATCTCGGCTTCACGGTCCTGCCGCCCTTCACCGCCTGCGGGGTGCAGGGGCACGGCTATTCCTACGAGGACGAGAGCACCCAGAAACAGCGCCTAGGCTCGGTTCTTGAGGCCTGGGGAGCACATGTCGCAAGCGCGGAAACCCTCCCCGCGCTCCCCTTTCCCGGCTGGCAGGACTGGGATGCGGCCGGCCAGCCGCTGCGCACCGAGCACGCGGCGCGCGGCTGA
- a CDS encoding LysR family transcriptional regulator, translated as MQDRLDWSDYRLVLEIARAGSLTLAGRQSGRSHATLFRRLNAVEERLGTRLFDRHRNGYALTKAGEAVVAAAKAFEELAVTTERKLADLDRRAEGLVTLTTTDALFSGLIAGALTRFRQEAPAISLEVRLSNDLHDLARREADIAVRPTTAPEPHLFGRNLGAIRQAVYAPAHIEDDAGLRWIGPAASMNYAQYERWLRRQGAGEAAMEVEGTLGIHAAVRAGAGRAVLPCYLGDADEGLRRCGPVVEELGIPLWILIHPDLKDVARVRKVLEFLGKDRQLGQRL; from the coding sequence TTGCAAGATCGACTCGACTGGAGCGACTATCGCCTGGTGCTGGAGATCGCCCGCGCCGGGTCGCTGACGCTGGCCGGCCGCCAGTCCGGGCGCAGCCATGCGACGCTGTTCCGCCGGCTCAACGCGGTAGAGGAACGGCTGGGAACGCGGCTGTTCGACCGGCACCGCAACGGATACGCGCTGACCAAGGCCGGGGAGGCGGTCGTGGCCGCGGCAAAGGCCTTCGAGGAGCTGGCCGTCACGACCGAGCGGAAGCTTGCCGATCTCGACCGCCGAGCGGAGGGACTGGTCACCCTGACGACGACCGATGCGCTGTTTTCCGGGCTGATCGCGGGTGCGCTTACCCGGTTTCGCCAGGAGGCTCCGGCCATCTCGCTGGAGGTCAGGCTGTCGAACGACCTGCACGATCTGGCAAGGCGCGAGGCGGATATCGCCGTGCGTCCGACCACCGCTCCGGAGCCGCACCTGTTCGGGCGCAATCTCGGCGCGATCCGGCAGGCGGTGTATGCGCCCGCGCATATCGAGGACGATGCCGGGCTGCGGTGGATCGGCCCGGCCGCCTCCATGAACTACGCCCAGTACGAGCGCTGGCTGCGCCGGCAGGGCGCCGGGGAGGCAGCAATGGAGGTCGAGGGGACGCTCGGCATCCACGCGGCGGTGCGAGCCGGCGCGGGGCGGGCGGTGCTGCCCTGCTATCTCGGCGATGCCGACGAGGGCCTGCGCCGCTGCGGGCCGGTGGTCGAGGAGCTGGGAATCCCGCTCTGGATCCTGATCCATCCGGACCTGAAGGACGTGGCACGGGTGCGCAAGGTCCTGGAGTTCCTCGGCAAGGACAGGCAGCTCGGGCAAAGGCTCTGA